The window TAAGCTTAGCAAAGTATGTTTATCAAGCTCAGCTAAAAACGCACTTCTTGCTGATGCCAAAATTCCTTTTAGTTGGCAGGCTGGCGTAATATGACAAAAGTCTTCACTGCAATTAACGATCTGCAGCGGTTCAGTTGCACGCACAACATCGCCCAGAATAATTCTGTTAGCAGGCATTCCTAAACGAATACCACCGTTTTTTCCTCGCACAGTATCCACATAGCCAAGTTGACCTAATTTATTAATGATCTTAACCATGTGGTTACGGGATACACCATAAACTTCAGTCACTTTACTAATGCTGGTTAATTCGCCCTCAGGCAAAGTCGCAAGGTATATCAAGGCACGAAGGCCATAGTCTGTAAAACTGGTTAACTGCACAATAACTCCTCTTTCGCCCATTTTAATCTGGGTATTGACTAAAAGATACAGATCAGATACAACTTATAAGGTGCATTATAAATATAACTTTAAGAGAAAGTCATGATAAGTCAACAAACTATTGATATTGTTAAAGCAACAGCACCTGTTGTCGCTGAAACTGGTCCAAAGCTAACCGCGCACTTTTATGAGCGTATGTTTAACCATAACCCTGAACTCAAAGATATTTTTAACATGAGTAATCAGCGTAACGGTGATCAACGTGAAGCATTATTTAATGCAATTTGCGCTTATGCGAACAACATCGACAATCTAGCAGCCCTATTGCCTGCTGTTGAAAAAATTGCTCATAAACACACAAGTTTCATGATTACAGCTGAACAATACCAAATTGTTGGCGGTCATTTATTGGCAACGATTGATGAATTGTTGTCACCAGGACAAGAAGTATTAGACGCTTGGGGTGAAGCATACGGCGTGCTTGCCAACGTATTCATTACTCGTGAAGAAGCGATCTATCAAGAAAATGAAGAAAAAACGGGTGGCTGGCGTGGAACGCGTGAATTTACATTAATCGAAAAAACACAAGAAAGTGATGTTATTACTAGTTTCACTTTCAAGCCAGCTGATGGCGGTACGGTTTCAAACTTTAAACCGGGACAATACCTAGGTATCTACCTCACTCCTGACGCTTTTGAATTTCAGGAAATACGTCAATACAGCTTATCGTCTGCGCCACGTACCGATAACTACCGAATCTCGGTTAAGCGTGAAGAAGGCGGTAAAGTCTCTAATTACCTACACAATGAACTCACTGTTGGTGATACAGTACAACTTGCCGCACCTGCAGGTGACTTCTTCTTAGATGTACCGGCAACAACACCCGTTACATTAATTTCAGCAGGCGTAGGTTTAACACCAACATTATCAATGTTAGATGCGCTAACAGAACATCAAGCATCAGTGCATTGGTTGCACGCAACTGAAAATGGTAGTCACCACGCCTTTAAAGATTATGTGAATACGCTTGCAGATAAGTACGATCACATCAGTGCAACGACTTGGTATCGTGAACCACTAGCCACTGATCGCCCAGCTGAAGATTTCGATTATCAAGGCATGATTGATTTAAAGGCTGTTGCATCGCAATTAATTGACCCTGCAATGCATTATTACTTCTGTGGCCCAGTTGGTTTCATGCAGCATGTTGCAAAACAGCTTATTGAACTCGATGTGCAGGAAGACAATATTCACTACGAATGCTTTGGTCCACATAAAGTACTATAAAAGATACTGTGGAAACGTGCTGAAGCTGCTCACTGATTCAGTATGTGCGATAAAAGCGAAGTGTCATAGTTCTAAAGCGTAGCCAATGGTTACGCTTTTTTATTGGGGGTATACGGAGGTTAGAAATCGAGATTATTACGACAAGATAAATCTTTACCAGAAAGTATCACGACGTTTTGCCCGTGCAATAATATTTTCAGGCATCCGGCGCTCAAGCCCTATACGTAGCTGGGCAATTTTTCGATGTGAGCTCTTACTGGCAGTCACTGTGTTATACAACCAGCGGTATGCATCTTCAAAATCCAGTGGGCTGCCGTAATTATTCAATAATAACTCAGCGAGTTGAATGCGGGCATCAACGTTACCCATTGCAGCAGCTTCGCGTAAATATGGGATAGCTCGTTCACGATCTTGTTGGACTAACGTGCCTTTTGCATAATAACGACCAAGCTGTTCAAGTGCCGCTGGTGAACCTTGATGCGCAGCAGACCGCATATAATACACGCCTAACTCAACATCTTGCTCAACACAGACGCCCCAAGCTAGCATATCGCCATACAAGAACTGGTAAGAGGGGGATTCTACGCGTTTCGCTCGTGCTTCAATATCTTGCACCAACTGGCAATCATCTGCTTTTAGTTGCTGCAGATGGGTATTACTTTCAAATAACTTGATTAATTCAGCGTCAGTGTAAACAGGCACAGCATCACCTACATCTTCCAATGCATATACAGGTGTAACTACCAGTAATGTCGAAAATAATAAGTGACGCAGGTTCATCAACTAATCTCTCTTAAGCCGTAAATAGCTTATCGACCACACCATTTCAGACTTTAGAGAAAAGCGATAAAAAACGGCAACTTTTTGCCACTCAAAACAATGGCAACAATGTTGCCTCAAATGGCACGCAATAAAAAAGCCAACCTTTCGGTTGGCTTTCATCAAACATTATCTACTACCGTTACAGGTAATTATTCACCGTATGGGTGAACCTTGATAATAGTTTCGTTACGATCTGGACCAGTCGAAACGATATCGATTGGTACACCCGTTAATTCTTCAATACGAGCAATGTAATCTAATGCTGCTTGTGGAAGCGCGTCAAGTGTCTTAGCACCAAACGTGTTCTCAGACCAACCAGGCATTGTTTCGTAAATTAGCTCTAGATTCTCGTAAGCGTCAGCCGCCATTGGAGAAACGCTTAGAGTCTTACCGTCTTGAGTTTTGTAACCAGTACAAATCTTGATCTCTTTTAAGCCGTCCATTACGTCTAGCTTAGTTAAGCAGAAACCAGAGATTGAGTTGATCTGTACTGCACGGCGCATAGCCACTGCATCAAACCAACCACAACGGCGCTTACGGCCTGTTGTTGCACCAAATTCGTTACCTTTAACGCCAAGGTGTTCACCTACAGCATCATCAAGTTCAGTTGGGAATGGACCCGCACCTACACGTGTGCAGTATGCTTTCGCGATACCTAGGATATAACCTAAGTGACGAGGACCAAAACCAGAACCAGCAGCAACGCCACCAGCAGTAGTATTAGACGATGTTACGTACGGGTAAGTACCGTGGTCGATGTCTAGAAGTGTGCCTTGTGCACCTTCAAACATGATCTTGTCGCCACGCTTACGCGCGTCATCAAGCTCTTGTGTTACATCGATAACCATCGCAGTTAGCACGTCAGCTTGCGCCATAACGCTTGCGAGTACTTCATCGTAGCTTACAGGTTCAGCATTGTAGTAATGCTCAAGCTGGAAGTTGTGGTAAGCCATAACTTCTTTAAGCTTCTCAGCAAATGCTTCTTTATCGAATAGATCGCCAACACGTAAACCGCGACGTGCTACTTTATCTTCGTACGCAGGACCGATACCACGGCCAGTTGTACCGATAGCTTTCTTGCCACGTGCGATTTCGCGCGCTTGGTCAAGAGCGATGTGATACGGAAGGATTAGCGGACAAGCTTCTGACAGGAACAAACGCTCACGAACAGGAATACCACGTGCTTCTAGTGGACCCATTTCTTTCATCAACGCATCAGGAGAAAGTACAACACCGTTACCGATAATACACTTAACATTGTTACGCAGAATGCCTGATGGAATCAGGTGAAGGACAGTTTTTTCACCGTCTATGACTAGGGTGTGACCTGCATTGTGTCCGCCTTGGTAGCGAACTACATATTTTGCATCTTCGGTTAATAGGTCTACTATCTTACCTTTACCTTCGTCACCCCATTGGGTGCCAAGAACGACTACATTATTTGCCATCTTCTTCGTCTATCTGTAGTTAAAAAAGGATTCTAGCACCTTACTGTACGCCTTGCAGTCATTTTTTAACGGTAAGAAATATTTCAGCAAGAAGAGCATCACGAATATATAATTGTCCGATTTACATGCTGCGATACATCATGTAGGCAATAACACTGCCAGTAACAACAAGGCACCCGCCTATACGACGTAAGTTATTATCATTCTGTTGGCTTAATTGGCTTACCATGTCTCGCCACCCCTTCGGCGCAAGCAGTGGTCCTAACCCCTCAACAATTAAGACTAATCCTAGTGCCATCCAAATCGTATTCGACATATCTTGTTTCTCGGTAATAACACCGTGGCATTGTTGCCACAAAAAAAAAGACAAGGCTAATGCCTTGTCTTCTTATCTATCATAAACCGCGTATTAGTTTACGCCGTTCGACTCTTTCATGTACTTAAAGAACTCTGTATTCGGATCGACGATCAGAATATCGCTCTTAGAACTAAAGCTCTTCTCGTACGCCTGTAATGAACGTAAGAAATTATAGAACTCTGGATCTTTATTGAATGAATCAGCATAAATCTTAGCAACGGTTGCATCCGCAGTACCACGAAGCACACGCGCTTCACGATCCGCTTCTGCAAGAATCTTAGCAACTTCAAGTTCAGATTGAGCACGGATTACTTCCGCTTTCTCTCTACCTTGTGCACGGTGCTTACGCGCAACAGACTCACGTTCAGCTCGCATACGACGGTAGATAGATTCACTGATTTCATCCGGAAGGTTAATTTTCTTCATCCGGAAATCAACAACTTCAACACCCAAATCTTTCATTGCACTTATTTTAGTTTCAGCAAGTACATCAGCCATGATTTGATCACGCTGGCCTTCCACTTCTTTACGAGGTGCAACTTCAGCAATAATCTCATTCACCACCGCTTCAGCAGCAGCAGCAGGTTCGTCTACAACTTCAACGGCAACTTTACGTTCAGGACCTGAAACGATTTGTTTGATTTCTTTCGAACCAATTTCGGCACGAAGATTATCAACAACTTTACGCTTTAAGAGTGCTTCAGCAGTCGACTTATCACCACCACCTGTTGTTAGGTAGTATTGACCAAAATCACTGATACGCCACTTAACGTACGTATCGATGATTACATCTTTTTTCTCTGCTGTTACAAAACGGTCAGCTTGATCATCCATTGTCTGTATACGTGCATCTAGTGTACGTACACGGTCAAATAGTGGCACTTTAAAGTGTAAGCCTGGCTCGTAAATACGAGCAACTTCAGTATTATTGTCTTTCAAGATACGACCAAAACGTACCACAATACCGCGCTCGCCTTCATTCACTACGAATAAAGACATGAGTAACAGAGCGATAAAGATGACAACCACTGGGATCATTAATTTACGCATGATTAATATCTCCCTTGACGGCCAGTATCAGAACGTGGTGACGTCGATACTGGAGTTGGGCTTTCAACCTTTTCAAGCTCGATACCATATGAACTGCTTGATGTACCGGCTTTAGTCTTCGTATTACCAGATTGATTCATCAGTTTATCAAGTGGTAAATACAACAAGTTACCATTTGACTTAGAGTCAATCATCACTTTGCTGGTATTGCTGTAAACACGTTCCATCGTCTCAAGGTACAAACGACTACGCGTTACTTCTTTAGCAACTTCATACTCAGGTAACAGTTTCTCAAATTGAGCCACTTCACCTAGAGCACCATTGATGGTTTTCTCAGAATAACCTTGTGCTTCTTTCTTCAAACGTTCTGCATGACCTGTTGCTTTCGGCAAAATATCGTTGCTGTAAGCTTCAGATTCACGAACAAAACGTTCTTCATCTTCTCGTGCGGCAATCGCATCATCAAAAGCATCTTGTACTTCTGTTGGTGGACGCGCTGACTGGAAGTTCACATCAACAACAAGGACACCCATGTAGTAGTTTTCAATGATCTTCTCAATCGCTTCTTGAGTACTCGCTCGAATAACCTGACGACCCGTTGTTAAGGCCTCATCCATCGACGAATCACCAATCACGGCACGCAATGCAGAATCTGTTGCTTGGCGTAAACTATCATCAGCATTTGTTACGCTGAATAGGTAACTTTGCGCATCAGAAACACGGTATTGCACATCCATTTCAACTTTCAATACGTTTTCATCTTTGGTTAACATTAAACCAGAGCTGCGTAGTGAACGAATCGCTTGAACGTTTACCGGTGTAACTTCATCAACAAATGTTGGCTTCCAGTTAAGGCCAGGATCAACCATTTCATAAAACTTACCAAAACGTAATACTACGCCTCGCTCAGCCTCTCCAATGGTATAAAAACCTGAAAAACCCCAAACTGCAGTAGCCAACACAGCAACCACCCCTAAACTAATAGCGCTACTACCAGTTGAAGGACCTTTTTTATTTCCATTCCCAAAAATACCACCAAGTTTACGACTTAGTTTTGAAAAAACCTCGTCTAGGTCTGGTGGTCCTTGATCACGTCCGCCGCGATTTTTATTACCCCAAGGGTCTTTATCACGGCCGTCGTTATTACCAGGCTCATTCCACGCCATTATAGAACTCCATCAAAATGATATGACGACAGTTTAAATCCGTTAGCAGTCCATTAAGCAACGATAAAGTCATCTAACAAATTACTTTCTCTTTTTTGTAACCGTGACCAATCGGCCAACGGTAATCGAATGTCAACCATTAGGCATCCATCAGATTCATACTCTTCACGCAAAATACAGCCAAGTTGATAAAACGTACTTCGATATCGACCAGCATTCTCAGGCGGTAAACGCAAAGTATGTTTTATCATGGTGCCAGAAAGACGTTCAGTTAACGCTTGGAACAATAGGTCTATGCCTATACCTTCCATTGCAGATACCCAAACACAACGGGGAAGCCCGTCTTCATCCCTTTCTATGCGAGGTTCAGCACCGTCCAAGCAGTCAATCTTATTCATGACTATCAAGCGAGGGACATCACCGGCATCGATTTCATCTAGCACTAAATGAACTGCATCCATGTTTTCACGGAAACGCTCATCACTGGCATCAACCACATGAAGCAACAACGTTGCTTCTTGGGTTTCTTTCAGTGTTGCTTTAAATGCAGCCACTAAATCGTGGGGTAAGTGACGAATGAACCCTACTGTATCAGCCAGAATTGCTGTTCCCACATCGGCTACATCTATTTTACGTAATGTTGGATCCAGTGTTGCAAACAGCTGATCGGCTACGTACACCCCTGCATCTGTAATGCGATTAAACAAAGTGGATTTACCGGCATTGGTATAGCCGACCAGAGAAATAGTAGGAATTTCAGCACGGTTTCGTGCTCGTCGTCCCTGCTCTCGCTGTTTTGACACTTTATCTAATCTACGTAAAATTGTCTTAATGCGATCACGCAATAAGCGGCGATCCGTTTCCAGCTGAGTTTCACCCGGGCCTCGAAGACCAATACCACCTTTTTGACGCTCAAGGTGAGTCCAGCCTCGAATTAATCGAGTTGAAATATGACGTAACTGAGCAAGTTCCACTTGAAGTTTACCTTCGTGGGTACGTGCACGTTGAGCAAAGATATCAAGGATCAAACCTGTTCTATCTATCACCCTACATTGACACAGCTGCTCAAGATTACGCTCTTGCGCTGGAGATAGGGAGTGGTTAAATATGACAATTTCGGCTTCTTCAGCACGAACTGCATCGGCAATTTCTTGCGCTTTACCTTCTCCCACATAGTACTTAGGGAGGGGCGTTTTTCGGCTACCAGTGACAACACGTAGCGTATTCACTCCCGCAGAGGAGACCAGCATTTCACATTCGCTGAGATCTTCCCATTCCCCGTCTTGCGTGAAGTTGATATGCACAAGAATCGCCTGTTCACCAGTTTCATAACGGTCAAACAAGCAATCAACTCCTTACTTTGAATAAAATATTATTCTTCTGTTTTTTCTAGGGTAGCTGGACGATCGCTCGCATGGTGATGATTCACCGGACGAGCTGGAACAACTGTAGAAATTGCATGCTTATAAACCATCTGGTTAACAGTGTTTTTAAGCAGAATCACAAACTGATCAAATGATTCAATCTGGCCTTGAAGTTTAATGCCGTTCACCAGGTAAATTGAGACCGGTATTCTTTCACGACGCAGCGCATTCAAAAACGGGTCTTGTAGAGATTGCCCCTTAGCCATTCTTTTTTTCCTTATTTATTTATTTGTAGTTGTAATTAGCAACGAACACAAACTAAAAAATACGCAAAACAATTCAGAGTATACACGCTAATCAAACATCACATCTAATTGAGTTTGTGACTGTTTGTAACGCAGCATCCCCATCATTGCTATCCAACCACGTCAAATCTTTCCAGCCACGTAGCCAGGTAATTTGACGCTTCGCCAATTGACGGGTTGCACAGACACCACGGAAGACCGCTTCGTCTAAATCACAATTCCCGCCCAAGTAGTCCCACATCTGTCGATAACCAACGCAACGAATTGATGGCAGATCGGGATGAAGATCACCTCGCTGATACAAAGCACGTACTTCTTGTTCAAAGCCAGCTTCGATCATTTTCTCAAAACGTTGTTCGATCCGTTGATGTAAAACAGCCCTATCCTTGGGTGCTATTGCAAATTGATGAACCCGATATGGCAATGGTTCACCTTGAATTTTCGTCAATTCAGTTAATGTTTTACCTGAAATACGAAAAACTTCTAATGCTCGAGATAAACGTTGTGGATCATTAGGGTGGATCCTAGCGCCCGAAACTGGGTCAATCCTTACTAATTCCTCGTGCAAAAAATGCCAGCCTTTCTCTTGTGCTTCTCGTTCTATCCCAGCTCGAACATCTGGGTCCGAAGCCGGTAAAGGTGACAAACCTTCAAGTAAAGCCTTGTAGTACAACATAGTACCACCGACCAACAAGGGTATACGCCCTTCTGCAACTATATCAGCCATTTCTTTAAGTGCATCAGTCCGGAAGTCTCCAGCAGAATAACTTTGCGCTGGATCACGAATATCGAGCAAACGGTGCGGTGCTAACGAAAGTTCTCGCTCATCCGGCTTCGCCGTTCCGATATCCATCCCCTTATAAATAAGGGCGGAGTCGACACTAATCAACTCTACAGGCAATTGTTCTCGCAAACGAATAGCAAGATCAGTCTTTCCTGATGCTGTTGGACCCATAAGAAAAATAGCTTGAGGTAATGGCTTACTCATATAAAAAGGCTTCTATTGCTGTACTAACATCTACGGGACGAAGTAAATATTGGTTATGTTGTTCAATATCACTTCCCCACAGTTGTTCTAATTCGGTCACTAATTGGATCGCCTGAGACAAACTAAACGTATCAACGGGCATCACACACTGTGTTGCTAACCAATCCCATAATTTATCCCAGCCCTGTGCGTCAGGATCTTCTGCGATAGATAACAAGTAGGTTAACAAATTTGGGATAAGCTGTTGTAAGTTTTGCTGCCTTAAAGGCAAACAAACCGACAAAATAATCAATCCAGACTTACCTTTCGCTTTTAAATTGATGCCTAACTGTTTTAAAAGCAATGCATGTTGCTCGGCGCAGGTTATCAAATCTGGCTCAACGGGCACTGAATGCGGGATCAATAACGGCTGAGGTTTCAATCCTTCCGTTGCGGCTAAGCGTAACTGGCCTTTATGATGCAAACGTTGGGCATGATCGAGTGACAGTACATGAATACCATCATGCCGACTAACCAATAAATAACGCTCTGCCACTATACTCAGTGCTTTACCTAACCCGACCCCAACTTGTGTATCAACCACATTTTGCCGAGTTACAGCAGTGGAACGACTCTCACCAGTTAACGTTGTACTCGCTTTTGCTGGCGAACCTAACGATGAAGCGTGTGAGGGTATTGATGGTGGGGTTTGAATGAGTCGTTGATAAGCAGCGACCTCCTGCTTTGAAGGCGCGCTTTCTGGCTGATATCCAGCATTATTGCGACGCTGAGGAGCATCATAATTAGATTGCGAACTTCGCCCAGACTCATCACGACTCTTCCCCTGTGGCGACAGGCTACCAGAGATACGCTTATCACTCATGTAATCCGAACGTTCGACAGCACGGTAATCGCGTACTCGTTTATCATTTCGTTCTTGATGTTGTGTATTCGATGCTGATTTACTCGCCACAGAAGAAGACAGCCACTCTTCAGGCTGCGCTTTATTCGGGTAGTTTGGGGTGTCTGCAATTGCCTGTAATGCGGGCGCGGCTTCAGCTATTTGGTGAGAGTGAGCACTCTCCATCGATTCAGAGGCAGTATCAGCATAAGGTGCCGCAATTGCACTTGCACGCTGTGGCGCATGATAACTCTGCTGATCATCCATCGCCCCTTGCTGAAGAGCGCTTTGAATTCCCTGATAAATAAAATCATGCACTAACCGAGCTTGGTGAAAACGCACTTCATGTTTAGCTGGGTGTACATTCACATCCACCTGATGAGGGTCAACCTCAATAAATAGCACATATGCTGAGTATTGATCAGAGGCTAAGTTGGCCTCGTAGGCTTGACGAATAGCATGATTAATCAGTTTGTCTTTCATCATTCGACCATTCACATAACAATACTGCACATCATTTTGCGATCGTGAACCTTGCGGCGTACAAATCCAGCCTGATAGATTTAAATCACCATGCTCAAGTTCCACTGCTAATGCATGTTGCAAAAAGCTTTGACCACATGCCGATACTAAACGACGCTCTTTTTGAATTTGTGTTTGGGAAGCGCGATATTGACGAATGGTCTTGCCGTTATGACGCAAGGTAATCGACACATCGAAGCGACTAAGCGCAATACGCTTTAGCAGTTCATCAATGTGATTGAATTCTGTTTTTTCAGTTCGTAAGAATTTACGACGAGCAGGAGTATTGAAAAAGAGGTCAAGCACTTCAATCGTAGTGCCTATTGGATGTGCCGCTGGTTTTAACTGCACATCCATATCTCGCCCTTCAGCATATGCAGACCAAGCTTCTTCTTGAGTTGCAGTGCGTGACGTGAGTGTTAAACGCGAGACAGAACTAATACTGGCCAATGCTTCACCACGAAAACCGAGGCTAACGATGGCTTCTAAATCATCTAATGAGGATATTTTAGAGGTTGCATGGCGACTAAGTGCCAGCCCGAGTTCATCCTTCGCAATACCTTTACCGTTATCGCGAATACGGATCGTACGGCTACCACCTCGATCAATATCAATATCAATACGAGTAGCACCGGCATCTAGGCTATTTTCGACCAGCTCTTTAACCACAGAGGCTGGTCGTTCTACGACTTCACCTGCTGCGATCTGGTTTGCCAGCCGAGCAGGTAAAATTTGAATCGGCATAATTAACTTCTTGGTATAATTAACGTCTGACCAACTGCTAGTTTATCAGACTTTAGCTTATTAGCATTACGTATGCTATCTACCGAGACCCCATAACTGGTTGCAATTTTACCCAGAAATTCACCGCGCTTAACTTTATGGCTCATCGACTTTGGTGCATCAATTTCCACTTTTAACTTCTGTCCGACCATAACATTGTCAGACTTTAGGTTATTAAGCTGACGAATACTGTTCATCGTAACGCTGTATTTACTGGCAATTTTACCAAGGTAGTCACCACGCTGTACCTTATGTATCACCACTTTCTTAACCGTTGTTGACGAAGAAGACATTGATACAGAAGATGATTTTGAAGCATTCGCTGTCGCAGAACCAGGAATAACTAAAACCTGCCCAATATGCAAATTATTCGACTTCAAGTTATTCACGGACTTGATCGACGATATCGACACCCCATAACGCTTAGCAATCACACTTAATGACTGCCCCGACGTCACTTTATGCTTTACTCCACCTTTGCGAGAAGCAAACAACGTACCTTCCGGAGGGTTAGTTTCAAAATACGCCAAGATACCTTTATAGATAGCATTCGCTAATTTTTCTTGGTGTGATGAAGAGTTTAATAAACGTTCTTCGGTTGGGTTGGTGATAAACCCAGTTTCAACCAACAGCGATGGAATATCTGGCGACTTCAGTACCGCTAAACTTGCATGTTCTGGCTTGCTTTTATGCAAACGCGTTACTTTACTGATTTCCTTTAATACGTTGGTAGCAACTTCGTAGCCTTCTTTAGTCGAATTGCCGAACTGTAAATCAAGCACAGCCATGCTGAGGTACTGATCATCATTATCACCAGATAGGACATCACCACCGCCCAGTAATTCAGATTGCTTCTCTTGCTGTTCTAGCCAACGTCCTATCTCGCTGTTTGCACGTCGAGTGTTAAGTACCCAAACGGATGCCCCGCGAGGCTGTGGCTTAGTAAAACCATCAGCATGTATTGAAACTAATAAATGTGATTTATTTTTACGTGCAATTTCAGAACGCTTATTCAAATTCACAAAATAATCGCTGCTACGTGTCATTACAGCTTTCATACCTGATGTCGCATTAATTTTGGCTGCCACTTTTTTAGAAACAGCTAATGTTACATTCTTTTCGTATTTTCTGGTTGGTCCGATAGAACCCGGATCTTCACCACCATGGCCAGGATCAATCGCGATAATGATATCATCACGCCCTGAGGGCAAT is drawn from Photobacterium profundum SS9 and contains these coding sequences:
- the nsrR gene encoding nitric oxide-sensing transcriptional repressor NsrR yields the protein MQLTSFTDYGLRALIYLATLPEGELTSISKVTEVYGVSRNHMVKIINKLGQLGYVDTVRGKNGGIRLGMPANRIILGDVVRATEPLQIVNCSEDFCHITPACQLKGILASARSAFLAELDKHTLLSLIDNNPPLLVLLDRPVTE
- the hmpA gene encoding NO-inducible flavohemoprotein; its protein translation is MISQQTIDIVKATAPVVAETGPKLTAHFYERMFNHNPELKDIFNMSNQRNGDQREALFNAICAYANNIDNLAALLPAVEKIAHKHTSFMITAEQYQIVGGHLLATIDELLSPGQEVLDAWGEAYGVLANVFITREEAIYQENEEKTGGWRGTREFTLIEKTQESDVITSFTFKPADGGTVSNFKPGQYLGIYLTPDAFEFQEIRQYSLSSAPRTDNYRISVKREEGGKVSNYLHNELTVGDTVQLAAPAGDFFLDVPATTPVTLISAGVGLTPTLSMLDALTEHQASVHWLHATENGSHHAFKDYVNTLADKYDHISATTWYREPLATDRPAEDFDYQGMIDLKAVASQLIDPAMHYYFCGPVGFMQHVAKQLIELDVQEDNIHYECFGPHKVL
- the motX gene encoding flagellar protein MotX — its product is MNLRHLLFSTLLVVTPVYALEDVGDAVPVYTDAELIKLFESNTHLQQLKADDCQLVQDIEARAKRVESPSYQFLYGDMLAWGVCVEQDVELGVYYMRSAAHQGSPAALEQLGRYYAKGTLVQQDRERAIPYLREAAAMGNVDARIQLAELLLNNYGSPLDFEDAYRWLYNTVTASKSSHRKIAQLRIGLERRMPENIIARAKRRDTFW
- a CDS encoding adenylosuccinate synthase — encoded protein: MANNVVVLGTQWGDEGKGKIVDLLTEDAKYVVRYQGGHNAGHTLVIDGEKTVLHLIPSGILRNNVKCIIGNGVVLSPDALMKEMGPLEARGIPVRERLFLSEACPLILPYHIALDQAREIARGKKAIGTTGRGIGPAYEDKVARRGLRVGDLFDKEAFAEKLKEVMAYHNFQLEHYYNAEPVSYDEVLASVMAQADVLTAMVIDVTQELDDARKRGDKIMFEGAQGTLLDIDHGTYPYVTSSNTTAGGVAAGSGFGPRHLGYILGIAKAYCTRVGAGPFPTELDDAVGEHLGVKGNEFGATTGRKRRCGWFDAVAMRRAVQINSISGFCLTKLDVMDGLKEIKICTGYKTQDGKTLSVSPMAADAYENLELIYETMPGWSENTFGAKTLDALPQAALDYIARIEELTGVPIDIVSTGPDRNETIIKVHPYGE
- a CDS encoding DUF2065 domain-containing protein, which codes for MSNTIWMALGLVLIVEGLGPLLAPKGWRDMVSQLSQQNDNNLRRIGGCLVVTGSVIAYMMYRSM
- the hflC gene encoding protease modulator HflC; the encoded protein is MRKLMIPVVVIFIALLLMSLFVVNEGERGIVVRFGRILKDNNTEVARIYEPGLHFKVPLFDRVRTLDARIQTMDDQADRFVTAEKKDVIIDTYVKWRISDFGQYYLTTGGGDKSTAEALLKRKVVDNLRAEIGSKEIKQIVSGPERKVAVEVVDEPAAAAEAVVNEIIAEVAPRKEVEGQRDQIMADVLAETKISAMKDLGVEVVDFRMKKINLPDEISESIYRRMRAERESVARKHRAQGREKAEVIRAQSELEVAKILAEADREARVLRGTADATVAKIYADSFNKDPEFYNFLRSLQAYEKSFSSKSDILIVDPNTEFFKYMKESNGVN
- the hflK gene encoding FtsH protease activity modulator HflK codes for the protein MAWNEPGNNDGRDKDPWGNKNRGGRDQGPPDLDEVFSKLSRKLGGIFGNGNKKGPSTGSSAISLGVVAVLATAVWGFSGFYTIGEAERGVVLRFGKFYEMVDPGLNWKPTFVDEVTPVNVQAIRSLRSSGLMLTKDENVLKVEMDVQYRVSDAQSYLFSVTNADDSLRQATDSALRAVIGDSSMDEALTTGRQVIRASTQEAIEKIIENYYMGVLVVDVNFQSARPPTEVQDAFDDAIAAREDEERFVRESEAYSNDILPKATGHAERLKKEAQGYSEKTINGALGEVAQFEKLLPEYEVAKEVTRSRLYLETMERVYSNTSKVMIDSKSNGNLLYLPLDKLMNQSGNTKTKAGTSSSSYGIELEKVESPTPVSTSPRSDTGRQGRY
- the hflX gene encoding ribosome rescue GTPase HflX, with amino-acid sequence MFDRYETGEQAILVHINFTQDGEWEDLSECEMLVSSAGVNTLRVVTGSRKTPLPKYYVGEGKAQEIADAVRAEEAEIVIFNHSLSPAQERNLEQLCQCRVIDRTGLILDIFAQRARTHEGKLQVELAQLRHISTRLIRGWTHLERQKGGIGLRGPGETQLETDRRLLRDRIKTILRRLDKVSKQREQGRRARNRAEIPTISLVGYTNAGKSTLFNRITDAGVYVADQLFATLDPTLRKIDVADVGTAILADTVGFIRHLPHDLVAAFKATLKETQEATLLLHVVDASDERFRENMDAVHLVLDEIDAGDVPRLIVMNKIDCLDGAEPRIERDEDGLPRCVWVSAMEGIGIDLLFQALTERLSGTMIKHTLRLPPENAGRYRSTFYQLGCILREEYESDGCLMVDIRLPLADWSRLQKRESNLLDDFIVA
- the hfq gene encoding RNA chaperone Hfq; amino-acid sequence: MAKGQSLQDPFLNALRRERIPVSIYLVNGIKLQGQIESFDQFVILLKNTVNQMVYKHAISTVVPARPVNHHHASDRPATLEKTEE
- the miaA gene encoding tRNA (adenosine(37)-N6)-dimethylallyltransferase MiaA, yielding MSKPLPQAIFLMGPTASGKTDLAIRLREQLPVELISVDSALIYKGMDIGTAKPDERELSLAPHRLLDIRDPAQSYSAGDFRTDALKEMADIVAEGRIPLLVGGTMLYYKALLEGLSPLPASDPDVRAGIEREAQEKGWHFLHEELVRIDPVSGARIHPNDPQRLSRALEVFRISGKTLTELTKIQGEPLPYRVHQFAIAPKDRAVLHQRIEQRFEKMIEAGFEQEVRALYQRGDLHPDLPSIRCVGYRQMWDYLGGNCDLDEAVFRGVCATRQLAKRQITWLRGWKDLTWLDSNDGDAALQTVTNSIRCDV